The Synergistaceae bacterium DNA window ACCACGCGGGGATACGTCCCAGTTGGTGTGGAGGGCGAAGAGAGAGAGGCGACGCCTTATGGCGAATGCTATCCTGGCGCCTGCACCCTCCGAACAGTCCAAGCGCTTTATCGGGCTCAAGAGCAGGGGATGATGAGTGACCAGTACCGAGCAGCCGGCATCCACGGCCGACCGCATGGCCTCGAGGGAGGGGTCCAGGGCTACTGCCACTCCCGTTACCCGGTCATCCGCGTCCCCGAGGAGGAGACCGACGTTATCCCAATCCTCGGCCCAAGAATAAGGAACCGCATCGTTCAGAATGCGGTCGAGATCAGCTACCTTCAGCACAATTCTCTCCTATTGACCGAGCTTTAATCAAAGACCTCGGGATTCACGAGGTCTGCCGGGCGTCGTCCGTCGAGGGCGGCGAGCAGGTTTTCCGCGGCCTTCCGCGCCATGGCCTCCCTGGTCCTCACAGTGGCGCTTCCCAGGTGAGGAAGGGTCGTGACGTTCTTCAAGGTCAGAAGGGGTTCATCAAGAGGAACCGGCTCCACGTCGAAGACGTCCAGCCCGGCACCTGCGATCCACCCCTCGGAGCAGGCCTTGAAAAGCGCCCCCTGGTCCACCACGGGACCTCGCGAGGTGTTTATCACGAAGGCGGTCTTCTTCATCGCGCGGAGCGCCCTCTCGTCGATCAGCCCCCTGGTCTCGTCGCTGAGCGGGCAGTGCAGCGAGATGAAGTCGCTCTCCGCCAGAAGCTCCTCGAAGGATACCCTTCTTGCACCGAGCTCTCGCTCCGCTTCCTCCCTCGAGGAGCGGTTCACGTACAGGATCTTCATTCCGAAGCCCCTGCCCCTACGGGCGACCGCCTGGCCGATCTTCCCCATCCCGACTATGCCCAGCGTTGCGCCCGAGACATCTGCGCCGAGCAGGAGATCGGGCTTCCAGGTGACCCAGTCGCCCGAGCGCAAGAACTCGTTGGCCTCTACCACCCTGCGGGCACTGGCCAGGAGAAGAGTGAAGGCGATATCTGCGGTGGCGTCCGTGAGCACGTCGGGAGTGTTCGTAACGATGATCTTTCGCTCCGTGGCGGCGGGGACGTCGATATTGTCGAAACCTACGGCGTAGTTGCTGACGACCCTGAGCCGGGGGCAGGCGGTTAACAGCTCCTCGTCGATTCGATCCGACAGGGTGGCCAGAAGCCCCTCCGCGTCGGCGCTCTTCTCCATGAGGACAGCTCTGTCGACTGGCCCGTCACCCTCCCAGACCTCGTAGTCCACCCGGCCTGCAAGCAGGCTCATGCCCGTCTCTTGGACCCTGCGGGCTACATATACCTTAGGAAGAGACATAGACGCACCCCCTGTCTATTCTAAGGACAATGGCGGTCACTCCTCCATTATCTCCTTCTCCTTGCCCTTCAGGACCTCG harbors:
- a CDS encoding D-glycerate dehydrogenase, with translation MSLPKVYVARRVQETGMSLLAGRVDYEVWEGDGPVDRAVLMEKSADAEGLLATLSDRIDEELLTACPRLRVVSNYAVGFDNIDVPAATERKIIVTNTPDVLTDATADIAFTLLLASARRVVEANEFLRSGDWVTWKPDLLLGADVSGATLGIVGMGKIGQAVARRGRGFGMKILYVNRSSREEAERELGARRVSFEELLAESDFISLHCPLSDETRGLIDERALRAMKKTAFVINTSRGPVVDQGALFKACSEGWIAGAGLDVFDVEPVPLDEPLLTLKNVTTLPHLGSATVRTREAMARKAAENLLAALDGRRPADLVNPEVFD